The proteins below come from a single Ictidomys tridecemlineatus isolate mIctTri1 chromosome 8, mIctTri1.hap1, whole genome shotgun sequence genomic window:
- the LOC101959871 gene encoding olfactory receptor 2G3 — translation MKGFNFSNPAGFILQGFSDQPQLEMVLFLVISVIYILTLLGNTAIILVSYLNPKLHIPMYFFLSNLSFLDLCFTTSIVPQMLWNLKGPEKTISYTGCVIQLYIALGLGSTECVLLTVMAYDRFNAICRPLHYGVIMHPKLLQQLAAVAWTSGFVESTVQTTLVFQLPLCSHHRVDDFMCEEPALIKIACVDTTFLENELSIATVLYVVIPLGLILVSYGCIVRSMLRIKSTEGRRKAFGTCGSHLIVVVLFFGTIISVYIQPKSKYTQNHRKFLTLFYTVVTPSLNPLIYTLRNKEFKWAIKRLLARVPS, via the coding sequence ATGAAGGGGTTCAATTTTAGCAACCCAGCAGGCTTTATCTTACAGGGATTCTCTGACCAGCCACAGTTGGAGATGGTTCTTTTTCTGGTCATCTCTGTTATCTACATTTTGACACTGCTGGGGAACACAGCAATCATACTTGTTTCATACTTGAATCCCAAACTCCACATccccatgtatttcttcctctcCAATCTCTCCTTCCTGGACCTCTGTTTTACTACCAGTATTGTCCCCCAGATGCTTTGGAATCTCAAGGGCCCTGAGAAGACCAtcagttacactggttgtgtgaTCCAGTTATACATTGCTCTGGGATTGGGCTCCACAGAGTGTGTCCTCCTGACTGTTATGGCCTATGACCGTTTCAATGCTATCTGTCGACCACTCCACTATGGTGTTATCATGCACCCAAAACTTCTCCAGCAACTAGCAGCTGTGGCCTGGACCAGCGGTTTTGTGGAGTCCACAGTTCAGACCACCCTTGTTTTCCAGCTGCCTCTCTGCAGCCACCACAGAGTGGATGATTTTATGTGTGAGGAGCCTGCACTGATTAAAATTGCTTGTGTGGACACAACCTTCTTGGAAAATGAGCTCTCCATAGCTACTGTCCTCTATGTGGTTATACCTCTGGGGCTTATCCTGGTCTCCTATGGCTGCATTGTTAGGAGTATGCTGAGGATAAAATCCACTGAAGGCAGGAGGAAAGCTTTTGGGACCTGTGGATCTCACCTGATTGTTGTGGTTTTGTTCTTTGGGACTATAATTTCTGTGTATATACAACCCAAGAGCAAGTACACACAGAATCACAGAAAATTCCTCACCCTTTTCTATACTGTGGTGACACCCTCACTTAATCCTTTGATCTATACCTTGAGAAACAAAGAATTTAAGTGGGCAATAAAAAGGTTGCTGGCAAGAGTCCCAAGTTAG